AGTGGGATCATGGACATAATGCAGATATCTTTCCACAGCTGTGCATGGAGGTATACCTCCATGCTCTATGATTGTCTTCTGCTTGTGCTAGTGATGGGAAGTGGTTGAAGGTATAATGTCCAGTCTATGGATTCAGCAAATACCAGTGTACTAGCATACACACTCttgcttctactgtctatgatactaCTGAGAAGGTCGTGAGCTTGACTCTTCAGCTAAACGGCTTGTATTTTAATCAAAGAGTTctctaatttaaatatattccaTTATATGATTATGATTGTGAACTAGGCTAATGTGCGATTATGCACATCTCGTATGCAGCAATACGaggggaaaataaattttacagaCTGTATTAGCATACACTGCGCGAAGTGTATTTCAAGGTCCACTTGGTCAGCGTTCCAGATGACCAGAGTCCACTTGAGATCCAGTTAACCATTTCCCTGGGGGTACGTTCGTTTGATCTAATCACTGAAAAGCGACATTTCAATTTAGTTCGCCAGGGATCTCCGCCCCTCTCCTAAACGACGGCGTTGTTCTTGTACAACAGCGTTCGCTGGAGATTATCATCCTACCCCTACATCGTCAAAATCAACTCACTGTGAAGCAATTTACAAGGAAAAACCATCTGTTTGCATATTATCTTACCTCTCCAGATGATACTTCCGCCATCGCTACTGTCAGCAGTGTTGTCACGTTTTAAGGGTCACCTACTGGGGGCGCCCTGTCGAGATATTAACAGGTCATCTCCAGGTCAACTTATTACGCGCGAGCTTCAGAAAGGTACAAATGTGGACAAGACCAGGTGAATGAAACGGAATGGCGCAAGGTGAACCGAAGCAAGGACAGTATTATCATCTCTTCAGAATTATGCAAATCGGTCGATGACGGCGGCCAGATGGTCTGAAGGTTCATGTCGGCGATGAATGTGAAGCCCACCCACCGGTGAGAGGATTTGAACTTGGACACGCAAGTCACAGCAAAGATTGTCGTCTTATTTAATATactcatagactttaaaaacggaGTCTATGATATAATGGAGGGACATATATGGGTGGGAGGTAAACAGAAGTGCCGTTAAAGTGAGCCCGAGGGACTGCGgcaattatttcattttaaaagtgCCCCTTGTGcgtatcaatcaatcaactttTCACTGAGGTAGCACTGTTCCTCCATGCACagacctagctctgcatggcagggctgtgtgttaccggcgttatacggcctcccaccacagccctgctatgCAGAGCTAGCACAGACCGTGCTCCATGCTTGAAGGCTGCAATTTGTCAAAtgataatttcatttcaatatacCAAAGGAAGTTAGGAATTGACATTTTTTGCGTCATATTATTTGTAGCCCATATTACCCATATAGCCATCTATTACAATGCAgcaaaaaaatgcagaaaatgacagtattttaaaatttgactgACCTCCACTTTAACATGTTGATTGCAGAGGAATATCAATTTATCGGGCAAGATCTTCAAACTTTACAGGACTGGTTTCCAACAGTAAAGCTTTCTTGGGAATGGCTGCGCCTTTTGCATTGTAATGACCATTTATAAATACTAGTCTCCCTGAATCACcagttttatattttctttctcTTATCCCATATACAGTCACTGCTTGAGTAAAACACATCTGATGGTTCTCCTGAACTGAAGAAAGGGATAATGGCCACAGATGATAAAGACATCACACTCTTAGCATACGGTGGCGATGTTTTGAGAATTTCAATCACTACTGCGGGAGGAATCCTCGCAGCACCTTTTGAGTTCGACAGAAGTCTGCAAGAGTTCAATGAAAGAGATGCCTCTGGGATTGAGTGGAGTCTGCCAGGTGTCAATCTTGTGCTGGTTGGTAGCAAGACTGTTACAGAGAACACTACAGGTCTCAAATTACCTTGCGTACTCCTTGAGGCTGTGAAACACAATGTTGATAGTATGAATAAGCGCATTTacttgttgctgctgctgtcgTTTGAAAGGCGTGAATTTGTCCCCGTTGGGAAATTCAGACActcagaaaatttacaaaaggtgAAGTACATCGAGCTGCTGGACGGACCACTTCTTTGCTGGACAGCAGGGAAAAGCCTTCACTACTCATCATACCCAATTCAAGATGGAGCGATGCACATTAACACTGTCCCTTTGTCAAAACCTTTCTCATTCTTCGTCGGCGTCATCGCAAACAATAGGCTGGTTGCCATGGGAGCAAGAGAAGTTGGAGAGTCAGATGCCATGGAAACAGAAGAAGTATTTGACAAATCAAGGAAAGGGGTCATCTGGGATCACGAATGGATAGCACTTAGTTTTGACCTAAGAGGTCACAAGGGTCAAGGTGACTGTGACCTGTATTTGGACGGAACGGATTTCGTTCCACATGCATATGCTGGCATTGTATCCAGTGTCAAAGTATTCAGTCACCATGATCAGTATGAACTTGACTATGGCCTCTCTAAGAAGACTTGTCATAAAAACCAGACAATCGTTGCCAGTACTCAGGGTCAACTCTTACTGTTCAGAGATGGACAGCTGTTAAAATGTCATCCCTTGCCATTTACCGATGCCTGTGACATCATCATTGTCACCGTTTCCTCTCATCAACTCGTCCTGGTGAAATCTCTGACCAAGAAGTGTTGTGCTATTTGGGAAGATTCATTCGAGGTAATGTCATAATTGTACATTTCACAGACACGCCCCATTCCCTTCTAAGTATCATAACAAATGACAACATTGAACTTAGCCATAGTGTTGAACCAAACAAGGTGTCAGGAATTCCATTCTTTGACGATGATCATATATGGTATATGTAGTTGGAGATGGCTATTTTCATCCTGACTTGTATAAGCCAAATAATTTTTCTTCAGAACTGGGGATCTTCATTGGACGTCTTGAAATTTGAATGGTGTGTTTCAGTTTGTACTTTAGGTAAATAATGAGAGAATTATTTAatagatatacatgtaataaCCTTAGGTTTGTTACATAAGTTTTTTATAATGTTCTGCTAAAAACGTTAATAGCATTTTCCCGATGTTAAAATATTGCCaattgtaaaaaatacaaaattcgagCACATTTTAAGTTGAACAATCAGGCCCGAATGCAACATTATGATAATAAAACCATAGACTCTTTTATAGGGTCTGTGATAAAACTGATACTGATAGTCTTCAAGCAGTTAAAACTAGCTTCAATTGAATATTCATCTCACTGAGTCTCAGCTATAAATAACaaagtttttgtcaaatttgattCCGAAAGATtcagtgaaatatttcaaatacatgGCAAGTGATGCTGATATTAAAACAGCCAATACGTATCAGTATTTTGTCAGTTCATGAGGACATTTCTCTTTTCTTTAGATTGCCAAAACATGGGAGACTGTTGATAGCATACTGGTGGATGATTTCGTGCACTCTGGCAATGATCAAATACTTTTGCTGTCAGCGACGTCTTCAACGCCAAATCCATGTCGGACATTTGTACTTACTGATTTACAGCTGTGTCACATCACTGATAAGGTGAGTAACTCTGATCATGGCGACCGAAGTGTAACAGctttttaaaatgtacaatCCTGAAAAATCATGACATCAGTTGTTCAGACTTCTGTCAGGGCCTGTTTGCATCGGTTTTCAACTTCAAAGCTTGTCACGCTAATATCAGATAAGGCACAGTGAAGgattgaaaatgtcatttcaattgaaagtggcAGTCAACTTATTATAGTTGATTggattttaaagggacaaagtcggccatttttcatgaattttgtttgatacgagatactacttatattgtttgacattttgaaagatagtgaataaatgggtgaccatgcatgtcttcgaccccggttttagacaaattaaatgaaaccatcacaaaaatgaattaatagtcatgaccattaattcattttcgcgatggtttcatgtatcgtgtctaaaacagggctccaatatatgcatggtcacccattcattcagtatctttcaacatgtcaaacaatacaagtagtatctcgtatcaaacaaaattcatgaaaaatggccgactttgtccctttaatgaagATGTTTTTCTTGTTCTTCCTCACAGGTGTCAATGGCCTTGCCAGCATAGTGTACGGCAGCTTGCTGAGCCTGACTACTGCTATGTACAGTACTGATCATCAAACTGTGATAACAGCTTTATGCATCTTCTGTTAAACAACATTTATGAGACTGTTTTGCATCATCAGTCTTTACATGAATGCAATGTTATCATATACGTCTACACTAATCACTTGATGTATCCCTTTAGTAGATTATGCCCCGTGTAATGTGTTACCACTgaactcagtaaacacaagcTAACATGCATAAATGCTacctgtgtttttttttccaggaTTCACACAGCGATATAGGAAAGGTTACTGTTGAAGATACCGAAAGTTCATCCAATCTATGGAAAGCAATACAGGCTTTGGAATCAAGGCTTCAGGTGAAACACAAATCCttggttttttttctcaaaatgttgtcaacaaACGCCAGCAAAATATAATTCATGAATCAGAAATACATTTACCTAGGAAATGGTATGTTAGCTATTGAGCTTGTAGTTTTGATGATCTTGCAGTTATGAAAATGTTGCGGTAAAttcctttgtttttcttttgagtACAACGCAATGGCCAGCAATGATCTGGACTTCACTACAAGTGAAACTGATGATAGCACTCTTGTCAATAGAGGGCGATGTTACATACCAATTGGTCGGTGGACCCCGATGCCATTTAATATTTGGCATACACAGTGAAGCATTTGTGCCTCAAATGAGACAAAAAGACAATACCACAATCTTAAATCTTGATCTGTTCGCATTCTTTCACCTTTTCACTTGAAGGTCACCCAAGCTTCCGTCAGGGAGTCAGAACTATTACAAGAACAGAAAAGTAGGATGATAAGAAAGACGTGTCAGTCATTATTAAAGATGGCTTCTGGAGATCCAAAATGGGACAGTACAAGCCAAGAGAATCAGGTTTGTAAAAGAGATTAAAGTCACCAGTACTCAACCTTTTGTATTGACATGACCCACTTGAAGAAGTCCAACAGATCGCACTCCGTCTTTACTTCTGTCTTTTAAAATGACAAACCTCgcaaatttgtcatatttgttgattttttatggatgacattttgtgatattcctTCATTAATCAAGGTTGTGATGGTTCCAAAGGCCTAGGCTCTACTGAGGGCAGTATAGGACAAATGTGACTTGCACTTGATGCTCCCTATTATCAGTGTTTCGGGCTTTTTGGTCGCTGTGTATCCTTCATAGCACAATTCACACTTTTTACTCGCATATCCTAGCATAATGAAAACCAATAGTGCCAAAGTCATTCATCCAACAGATAAATTAACCCTGGATCTTGGAACCCTTGGTTATCTTCATTCTCTGAATTGCAAGGGTAGCCATTTAACTTTATTCCAAAGGTTTATTCCACTGGATAAAATCTTGCATACCTGATTTCATCCCTGAAAGTTGGTTGACCGTGCTGTCTTGTACAAACACCCCTTAGGGTTCCCTGGTTTGCCTGTATGATGGGACCAATCCTTCAACACGTCAGAGGAGCAGACTTGCCGAAGTCAAATGCcaagggtcaaagttcacaagCAAGGCGGTGGATGTCAAATGCTCTTGGCAGCACATTGTTGAAGATAGCTGGGTAATTGGTGTGACATTGGAAAATACAGGCGACAGGTACATGTAACCCTGGGCTGTCCTCACCTTTCCTTAACAATACTTTTGTAACACCTCATTGATTTTACAAGGGTAGATACAACTGTACATAGACCGGGATGTGGAGGGGTGAAATAGATCACTAGAAGTTCACTTTATTCTGCACATTATCCTTCAGTGAGAACCACATTATATACATTATTGACTGGCCATCAGGGGTACAGCATATGATAGTTGCCCCGGGGCCAGAGTGTTGCCCCAAAACGGTGTGTTTCACAAAGATGAAGGCCGAGCTAAGCAGATTGTTTTGGGGCATTAACTCTCAGACCCAATGGAAAACAAATGCCACCCAATTATGGCCAATCAGTGTGTGTTTCGTAAAACACCTCATCCAATTTTCTCACTGGAAAATCAAGAAGTCCCTCTGCTACCATTCATCTTGGTCTAGAATGAGTGCATGCATAGAGTGTGCTTTCAAACTAGGTTACCTAGTCACCAGTAATTCTAAACTGTTAACTGGTTTACTGGCTCTTTGCATGTATGAGCACCAAGATTACATGCATCACATGACCACAAACCACGACAGAGAGTGTggatgtaataaagggaaagcaactccacacatcgttcatgtCTGGGTCGTTTGTGTCTAGTGTATTTGGTGTATTTTGTaagtgtattttatgtttcactgttttGTGTTTAGAACTGACTAGCCACCTAGGCACGGACAGTATGTCTCATCACATCAAAGTACTATAGGGCTGAAATCCAAAAATATACCCACTTGTCAGCTTCAagaacatatacatgtactgtacaacTTGCTCAGCTGAATTTTTCAGGATGTAGTGTACTTCAAGTAGCAGaacaaactacatgtacttgtacTGACGTTGACTTCAGTActtgattttatattttgatttaattgAACAACATGAGCTCTACCCAAACCAGTGCGCTCATCAAGTGCTATTGGATCTTTCCAGATGCTAAATTAACATGTGGTAAATTTGTGAGATTTGGTTTTTCTTGTGATGTAAATGTGTGCAATTGCTAAAGCAGCTAGATCGTCATCAAGTGATTCAGAGATACAGTGGTTTACAGAATAACCATTGTCGTGACTAAGATGTGTTCGAAGTAATTTTAAGAACATTTATGCAcagacaacatgtattttcccTACTGTGTGTGTATTCCGTGTGCACCAGACCAGTGGCTACAAATGGTAACATTTCCTGCATACCGGTACATTCTGAGCATTCACAAATTATGCAACATAAAAGTACAAGATAgctttgttaatattttcaccTACAGAAACATCTCAGATTTGAGTATGTCGCTGATTTCAAATGGAAATCGCTTTCAAGTCTGTGAATCTACATCGGTCTCAAGCTTCCCATCATTCAAAGAAGGACCATCCATGGGTAATA
This DNA window, taken from Ptychodera flava strain L36383 chromosome 4, AS_Pfla_20210202, whole genome shotgun sequence, encodes the following:
- the LOC139131244 gene encoding Fanconi anemia group B protein-like, whose product is MATDDKDITLLAYGGDVLRISITTAGGILAAPFEFDRSLQEFNERDASGIEWSLPGVNLVLVGSKTVTENTTGLKLPCVLLEAVKHNVDSMNKRIYLLLLLSFERREFVPVGKFRHSENLQKVKYIELLDGPLLCWTAGKSLHYSSYPIQDGAMHINTVPLSKPFSFFVGVIANNRLVAMGAREVGESDAMETEEVFDKSRKGVIWDHEWIALSFDLRGHKGQGDCDLYLDGTDFVPHAYAGIVSSVKVFSHHDQYELDYGLSKKTCHKNQTIVASTQGQLLLFRDGQLLKCHPLPFTDACDIIIVTVSSHQLVLVKSLTKKCCAIWEDSFEIAKTWETVDSILVDDFVHSGNDQILLLSATSSTPNPCRTFVLTDLQLCHITDKDSHSDIGKVTVEDTESSSNLWKAIQALESRLQVTQASVRESELLQEQKSRMIRKTCQSLLKMASGDPKWDSTSQENQGSLVCLYDGTNPSTRQRSRLAEVKCQGSKFTSKAVDVKCSWQHIVEDSWVIGVTLENTGDRNISDLSMSLISNGNRFQVCESTSVSSFPSFKEGPSMGNMSTSEAQPNKRFKAEMQSHAMLYPGNQTDVVAVTTLPQLGSDAQCSCRLILHQFLRETDSKERGDGVTKVTCIGQALLTAADVLEGKFSLEYHKMPTMSESDCQLALKSLNAIQVSTHLHIHSKFTNLTPFPRVLQRLMGFQPLPGHLGYICCEGALSGVRVHPQEVAPNDVLLRLHTRNENQFILAVHAFYENLADDVEITPAIPSRAVKHAVQSALTDVHTELEQTIAGCKDLIKAARDERKADQIPRTDGSDNEDAQISAETQDKQKGEQIRKDLETERISLSTLPGRVVGADRYNVLVNELLQLKLQTDGNFQELASLER